One window of Pseudomonas sp. FP198 genomic DNA carries:
- a CDS encoding inhibitor of vertebrate lysozyme family protein, with translation MNRSLKGLAAALLLGGSAMAMAANDGQMRVNQVLQADPQYRETWQQVVKKEERLPEWVMNLTGTSEQMNAVEEDGDKYLVGPLCETQDTCRSKRLFVAFSFDKDEAYALLVEVPAGLPADKSPTRHADYRFLGNPDEGMQEMLMEQLKKDPNWY, from the coding sequence ATGAACCGGTCATTAAAAGGACTGGCCGCCGCCCTGCTTCTGGGCGGCAGCGCCATGGCGATGGCTGCCAATGATGGACAGATGCGGGTCAACCAAGTGCTTCAGGCAGATCCGCAGTACCGCGAGACCTGGCAGCAAGTGGTCAAAAAGGAGGAACGTCTGCCGGAGTGGGTCATGAATCTGACCGGTACTTCCGAGCAGATGAACGCGGTCGAGGAGGACGGCGATAAATATCTGGTCGGACCTTTGTGCGAAACCCAGGATACCTGCCGCAGCAAGCGCTTGTTCGTTGCCTTCAGCTTCGACAAGGACGAGGCCTACGCGTTGTTGGTAGAGGTCCCCGCCGGACTGCCGGCCGACAAGTCGCCAACCCGCCACGCGGACTACCGCTTTCTCGGCAACCCCGACGAAGGTATGCAGGAAATGTTGATGGAACAGCTCAAGAAAGATCCGAATTGGTACTGA
- a CDS encoding ATP-binding protein, translating into MKLAMKLRTRLFLSISALITVALLGLLLGLVSVMQMANTQEQSVRDNFFLLDLGLKLRQTLGDQLMIMLEENPDLTVLEQSKRQYFELLDEGIAHEQQLAESTTSFSRAKADYLSFLEAFEASRRQPTQLTGIQDLTQKFNVLRGGLIEGYRHALNKISETQDRARARALLISGLLGLVGLAVLIIGFITAHGIARRFGGPIEALAAAADDIGQGNFEVTLPVSSAAELNLLTRRFGIMAQALREHQATNVDELLAGQQRLQAVLDSIDDGLLMIDRQGHLEHLNPVAQRQLGWDEERLGQGLGEALGRVELDEELQLVLRGGTQERAPDDLSIEVDGESRVLTYSLTPVIHTQGQILGAVMILHDVTEQRAFERVRSEFVLRASHELRTPVTGMHMAFGLLQERMHFPEDSREADLLNTVNEEMQRLMQLINDLLNFSRYQNGLQKLTLAPCSIEDLLETARMRFARQAQEKGIELLVEIQGPLPRLHADAAQLDRVLDNLIDNAMRHTNGDGQIRLQARRHGERVIISVEDNGEGIAYGQQGRIFEPFVQVGRKKGGAGLGLALCKEIVQLHGGRMGVYSRPGQGTQFYMALTV; encoded by the coding sequence ATGAAACTGGCGATGAAGCTGCGCACACGGCTGTTTCTCAGTATCTCGGCACTGATTACCGTGGCGTTGCTGGGGCTGCTGCTCGGCCTGGTCAGCGTCATGCAGATGGCCAATACCCAGGAACAATCGGTGCGTGACAACTTTTTCCTGCTGGACCTGGGCCTCAAGCTGCGCCAGACACTCGGTGATCAATTAATGATCATGCTGGAGGAAAACCCCGACCTGACAGTGCTGGAACAATCCAAACGGCAGTATTTCGAGTTGCTGGATGAAGGTATTGCCCACGAGCAGCAACTGGCTGAATCGACCACCAGCTTCAGCCGCGCAAAAGCCGACTACCTCAGTTTCCTCGAGGCCTTCGAGGCCTCTCGTCGGCAACCGACACAACTGACCGGCATCCAGGACCTGACGCAAAAATTCAACGTGCTGCGCGGAGGGTTGATCGAAGGCTACCGCCATGCCCTGAACAAGATCAGCGAAACCCAGGACCGCGCCCGCGCCCGTGCGTTGCTGATTTCCGGCCTGCTGGGGTTGGTGGGATTGGCTGTGCTGATCATCGGTTTCATTACCGCCCACGGCATCGCGCGACGTTTCGGTGGGCCGATCGAGGCCCTAGCCGCGGCGGCGGATGATATCGGCCAAGGCAATTTCGAAGTGACATTGCCGGTTTCCTCGGCGGCTGAACTGAACCTGCTGACGCGTCGCTTCGGCATCATGGCCCAGGCGTTACGGGAACATCAGGCCACCAACGTCGACGAGTTGCTCGCCGGCCAGCAGCGCCTGCAAGCGGTCCTCGACAGCATCGACGACGGCTTGCTGATGATCGACCGCCAGGGCCACCTGGAACACCTCAATCCGGTGGCCCAGCGTCAACTGGGCTGGGACGAGGAGCGCCTGGGCCAGGGGTTGGGCGAGGCCCTTGGACGCGTCGAGCTGGATGAAGAGCTGCAATTGGTACTGCGCGGTGGCACCCAGGAGCGCGCACCGGACGACTTGAGCATCGAAGTGGATGGAGAGTCCCGGGTGCTGACTTACAGCCTCACGCCCGTCATCCATACCCAGGGCCAGATTCTCGGCGCGGTGATGATCCTGCACGACGTCACCGAACAACGCGCCTTCGAACGGGTGCGCAGCGAGTTTGTCTTGCGTGCGTCCCACGAGTTGCGCACACCGGTGACGGGCATGCACATGGCGTTCGGGCTACTGCAGGAACGCATGCATTTCCCCGAAGATTCACGCGAGGCGGACCTGCTCAACACCGTCAACGAAGAAATGCAGCGGCTGATGCAGCTCATCAACGACCTGCTGAATTTTTCCCGTTACCAGAATGGCCTGCAAAAGCTCACCCTGGCGCCTTGCTCCATCGAAGACCTGCTGGAAACGGCCAGGATGCGCTTTGCCAGGCAGGCGCAAGAGAAGGGCATCGAGCTGCTCGTGGAGATCCAGGGCCCCTTGCCGCGCCTGCACGCCGATGCCGCGCAACTGGACCGCGTCCTGGACAACCTGATCGACAACGCGATGCGCCACACCAACGGCGACGGCCAGATCCGCCTGCAGGCCCGGCGCCACGGCGAGCGGGTGATCATCAGTGTCGAAGACAATGGCGAGGGCATTGCCTACGGCCAGCAAGGACGGATCTTCGAGCCCTTCGTCCAGGTCGGGCGCAAAAAGGGCGGCGCCGGCCTCGGTCTGGCGCTGTGCAAGGAAATCGTCCAGCTCCACGGTGGACGGATGGGCGTTTATTCCAGGCCAGGGCAGGGCACTCAGTTCTACATGGCACTGACCGTCTGA
- a CDS encoding EAL domain-containing protein translates to MTAARETLQSWLHRPIFLAMMAAALSTVLLLAGSLFVVMQQIQQRESEQMNAQGERFLQRLEQLFGQLRESLDDLQAQPLRGCNDDMIATLQQVSFNYRFVYEAAYLDANGVCSNRPRQSGMSLVRPPDLRGPAYSYWLNTTTEPDENRAALMLGRGNFRVATSRGHLTDVVDLPPGSSLLVVLDHGERAIPVLGSAQRWPPTEPWPLKSQQSLQVTQTRLIYRMPTDNPEYQLVLITPRNGLRIPANAWWMLPISLMLGLGIGFQVFLLVRQRQSMDAELHGAIRRGELQVLYQPIFDLHSRNCVGAEALLRWRRPDGTLTSPDLFIPMAENTGQIRQITDFVLQRLFDQLGQLLRANPHLYISVNLAACDVMVPRIGEVIARLLALHRVSARQIAFEVTERGLVDVLVARDNLQSLRDVGHQVLIDDFGTGYCSLAYLQTLPIDCLKIDKAFIDALGHDAASSGVAPHIIRMAHALELKVIAEGIEHEAQASYLSSEGVKFGQGWLFAHALSAVQLIELITRGRRLLGRRLDDEA, encoded by the coding sequence ATGACAGCTGCACGCGAGACCCTGCAGAGCTGGCTCCATCGCCCTATTTTCCTGGCGATGATGGCGGCTGCCCTGAGTACGGTGCTGCTGTTGGCCGGAAGCCTGTTTGTAGTGATGCAGCAGATCCAGCAGCGTGAAAGCGAGCAGATGAATGCCCAGGGCGAGCGTTTCCTGCAGCGGCTGGAACAGCTTTTCGGGCAGTTGCGCGAAAGTCTCGACGATTTGCAGGCGCAACCTCTGCGCGGCTGCAACGACGACATGATCGCCACGTTGCAGCAGGTGAGCTTCAACTACCGCTTTGTCTATGAGGCGGCTTATCTGGATGCCAACGGTGTCTGCTCGAATCGTCCGCGCCAGAGCGGTATGTCGTTGGTTCGCCCGCCCGATTTGCGCGGCCCGGCCTATAGCTATTGGCTCAACACCACCACCGAGCCCGACGAGAACCGCGCGGCGTTGATGTTGGGGCGCGGCAATTTCCGTGTCGCCACGTCTCGCGGGCACCTGACCGATGTGGTCGACCTGCCGCCCGGCAGCAGCCTGCTGGTGGTCCTGGATCATGGTGAGCGGGCGATTCCGGTATTGGGCAGCGCGCAGCGTTGGCCCCCGACGGAGCCCTGGCCGCTGAAAAGCCAGCAGTCCCTGCAAGTCACCCAGACCCGGCTGATCTATCGGATGCCGACCGACAATCCGGAATATCAACTGGTGCTCATTACACCGCGCAACGGTCTGCGCATCCCGGCCAATGCCTGGTGGATGTTGCCCATCAGCCTGATGCTGGGGCTGGGGATCGGCTTCCAGGTCTTCCTGCTGGTGCGCCAGCGCCAGTCCATGGATGCCGAGTTGCACGGGGCTATCCGGCGCGGTGAGTTGCAGGTCTTGTATCAGCCGATCTTCGATCTGCACAGCCGCAACTGCGTCGGTGCCGAAGCGCTGCTGCGCTGGCGGCGGCCCGACGGCACGCTGACCAGTCCGGACCTGTTCATCCCGATGGCGGAAAATACCGGGCAGATACGCCAGATCACCGATTTCGTCCTGCAGCGGCTGTTCGACCAGTTGGGCCAGCTGTTGCGGGCCAATCCGCACCTGTATATCTCGGTGAACCTGGCGGCGTGTGACGTGATGGTGCCTCGCATCGGCGAGGTGATTGCCCGCTTGCTGGCGCTGCATCGGGTGTCGGCGCGCCAGATAGCCTTTGAAGTGACCGAGCGCGGCCTGGTTGATGTGCTGGTTGCGAGGGATAATCTGCAATCGCTGCGTGATGTCGGGCATCAGGTGCTGATCGATGACTTCGGCACCGGCTATTGCAGCCTCGCCTATCTGCAAACGCTGCCGATTGATTGCCTGAAAATCGACAAGGCCTTCATCGATGCGCTCGGTCATGACGCCGCCAGCAGTGGCGTGGCCCCGCACATCATCCGCATGGCCCACGCCCTGGAACTCAAGGTGATCGCCGAAGGCATCGAGCATGAGGCCCAGGCGTCCTACCTGAGCAGTGAAGGCGTGAAGTTCGGCCAGGGCTGGTTGTTTGCCCATGCGCTCAGCGCGGTGCAGCTTATCGAATTGATTACCCGTGGGCGGCGCCTGCTTGGACGGCGCCTGGACGACGAAGCCTGA
- the gltP gene encoding glutamate/aspartate:proton symporter GltP, producing the protein MKKARLSLAWQILIGLVLGIAIGALLNHFSAEKAWWISNVLQPAGDIFIRLIKMIVIPIVISSLIVGIAGVGDAKKLGRIGFKTIVYFEIVTTIAIVVGLLLANFFQPGNGIDMSTLGTVDISKYQATAAEVQHEHAFIETILNLIPSNIFAAVARGEMLPIIFFSVLFGLGLSSLQADLRDPLVKMFQGVSESMFKVTHMIMNYAPIGVFALIAVTVANFGFASLLPLAKLVILVYVAIAFFAFVVLGLIARLFGFSVIKLMRIFKDELVLAYSTASSETVLPRVIEKMEAYGAPKAICSFVVPTGYSFNLDGSTLYQSIAAIFIAQLYGIDLSISQQLLLVLTLMVTSKGIAGVPGVSFVVLLATLGSVGIPLEGLAFIAGVDRIMDMARTALNVIGNALAVLVISRWEGMYDDAKGQRYWNSLPHWRSKEPLPAGETSSR; encoded by the coding sequence ATGAAGAAGGCACGACTAAGCCTCGCCTGGCAGATCCTCATCGGTCTGGTGCTCGGGATTGCAATCGGTGCGCTGCTCAACCACTTCAGTGCCGAGAAGGCCTGGTGGATCAGCAATGTGCTGCAACCGGCGGGCGATATCTTTATCCGTCTGATCAAGATGATTGTGATACCGATCGTGATCTCTTCGCTGATTGTCGGTATTGCTGGCGTGGGAGATGCGAAGAAACTCGGGCGAATCGGTTTCAAGACGATCGTCTACTTTGAAATCGTCACCACCATTGCCATTGTCGTCGGCCTGTTGCTGGCCAACTTCTTCCAGCCGGGCAATGGCATCGACATGAGCACCCTCGGCACGGTGGATATTTCCAAGTACCAGGCCACTGCCGCCGAAGTCCAGCATGAACATGCGTTCATCGAGACCATCCTCAACCTGATTCCGTCGAACATCTTCGCGGCGGTTGCCCGCGGCGAGATGCTGCCGATCATCTTCTTCTCCGTCCTGTTCGGCCTCGGTTTGTCGAGCTTGCAAGCGGATCTGCGCGACCCGTTGGTAAAGATGTTCCAGGGCGTGTCGGAGAGCATGTTCAAGGTCACTCACATGATCATGAATTACGCCCCGATCGGTGTGTTCGCGCTGATCGCGGTGACGGTCGCCAACTTCGGTTTCGCCTCCCTGCTGCCATTGGCGAAACTGGTGATCCTGGTTTACGTCGCCATCGCCTTCTTCGCTTTTGTGGTGCTGGGCCTGATCGCGCGCTTGTTCGGCTTTTCGGTGATCAAGCTGATGCGCATCTTCAAGGATGAACTGGTGCTGGCTTATTCCACCGCCAGTTCCGAAACCGTGCTGCCGCGGGTGATCGAGAAGATGGAAGCGTACGGCGCGCCGAAAGCCATCTGCAGCTTCGTGGTTCCTACCGGTTACTCGTTCAACCTCGATGGCTCGACGCTGTACCAGAGCATCGCGGCGATTTTCATCGCGCAGTTGTATGGCATCGACCTGTCGATCAGCCAGCAGTTGCTGCTGGTGCTGACCCTGATGGTCACCTCAAAAGGCATCGCCGGCGTGCCGGGCGTTTCCTTCGTGGTCCTGTTGGCGACACTGGGCAGCGTGGGTATTCCGCTGGAAGGCCTGGCGTTCATTGCCGGTGTCGACCGCATCATGGACATGGCCCGTACCGCGCTGAACGTCATCGGCAACGCCTTGGCCGTGCTGGTCATTTCCCGCTGGGAAGGCATGTATGACGATGCCAAGGGCCAGCGTTACTGGAACTCCCTGCCGCACTGGCGCAGCAAGGAGCCGCTGCCGGCGGGGGAAACTTCCAGCCGTTGA
- a CDS encoding N-acetylmuramoyl-L-alanine amidase, which translates to MKFFPIILALIALAGCASGPRLDTSHPSVNHDSRIQFVVVHYTSASLERSLALLTHGEVSAHYLIGDDKDATIYQLVDESRRAWHAGESEWQGRTWLNSSSIGIEIVNQGYVDTPEGRRWYPYSEAQVQSLIVLLKDITRRNGINPVNIIGHSDIAPMRKLDPGPLFPWKRLAQAGLGVWPDEGAVARQQAAYAGQLPSASWFQAELARLGYPTPRTGEWDVATHQVLAAFQMRYRPSRFDGAPDAQSAAILQVLNQTK; encoded by the coding sequence ATGAAATTTTTCCCGATCATTCTTGCGTTGATTGCCCTGGCCGGATGCGCCAGCGGCCCTCGGCTCGATACCAGCCATCCTTCCGTCAACCACGACAGCCGCATCCAGTTTGTCGTGGTTCATTACACCTCCGCCTCCCTGGAGCGCTCCCTGGCCTTGCTAACCCATGGCGAAGTCAGCGCCCATTACCTGATCGGCGACGATAAGGACGCCACCATCTACCAATTGGTGGATGAAAGCCGGCGCGCCTGGCATGCCGGGGAAAGCGAATGGCAGGGCCGAACCTGGCTCAACTCCAGCTCCATCGGCATCGAAATCGTCAATCAAGGCTATGTCGACACGCCTGAAGGACGTCGTTGGTACCCCTACAGCGAAGCCCAGGTGCAATCGTTGATTGTCCTGCTCAAGGACATCACCCGCCGTAACGGGATCAACCCGGTCAATATCATTGGCCACAGCGACATTGCCCCCATGCGTAAGCTGGATCCCGGGCCGCTGTTTCCCTGGAAACGCCTGGCACAAGCGGGCCTGGGTGTCTGGCCGGACGAAGGGGCTGTCGCGCGTCAACAGGCGGCTTATGCCGGGCAACTGCCCAGCGCCAGCTGGTTCCAGGCTGAACTGGCCCGCCTTGGCTACCCGACGCCACGTACCGGCGAGTGGGACGTCGCCACCCATCAGGTACTGGCCGCCTTCCAGATGCGCTACCGGCCAAGCCGTTTCGACGGGGCGCCGGACGCCCAAAGCGCGGCGATTTTGCAGGTGCTCAACCAGACAAAATAA
- a CDS encoding diguanylate cyclase translates to MSDDAERWREKYLKSIEQQEKLERRWDARLDLLRRGLVRSTLAAEGTDRAVDQCMKEMREVVRTDDMDAALAALLPRLEKAVLDSEQRRETRVEQMSAALTALVAQLQKLPLPKDVSRPLKKFSKQLETRVGQAREIPLLLSELSSLQGKALGALDAPDEPSRPGLLQRLFGGHGHEEPLPSPEPAQPAATPEPKAVISAPAEPTAEAPSAAPVPEPEPLAEQAPTPDAPPAPDESHAPVDEPDPASEPESVAPVAPVAPVAPVAQPTAEPAPIDPEPAEPVPALDNPDELTPGEPPLDEAPIVPAEPAEPVAPEASADPDEAHYALPDSPEPSYSSVARHIEDTLLGLLGDLTLPERHRPQAEAMRERLRNGLNWYELLPILDDLAVLMQAITDSGQHEFEAYLQRLNDRLESFQSTLQAASEDHADNLSASREMNNQIREQVDGLQSSVQQADDLEGLKQVLENHLEGLIGTMDQHQKQRDQREKEVSARLKSLAERVALMEQDALIVRENLEEQRQKALIDPLTGLPNRAAWSERLEHEVEQWQRHGNSLLIAMLDLDHFKRINDNYGHLAGDRVLKLIASVLRKRVRGSDFIARFGGEEFVLLVPDTSLAAGAKLAEALRAAIEACPFHFKGEPVTVTVSMGMTAFKPGEHSDLVLKRADQALYRAKSAGRNRVELG, encoded by the coding sequence ATGAGCGACGACGCCGAACGCTGGAGAGAGAAATACCTCAAGAGCATCGAGCAACAGGAAAAGCTTGAGCGTCGCTGGGACGCCCGGCTCGACTTGCTGCGTCGTGGCCTGGTGCGCAGCACCCTGGCCGCCGAAGGCACCGATCGCGCGGTAGACCAGTGCATGAAAGAGATGCGCGAAGTGGTGCGCACCGATGACATGGACGCCGCCCTCGCCGCCCTGCTGCCGCGCCTGGAAAAAGCCGTACTCGATTCCGAGCAGCGCCGCGAGACTCGGGTGGAGCAAATGAGCGCCGCGCTGACCGCCCTGGTCGCCCAGTTGCAAAAGCTGCCGCTGCCGAAGGACGTCAGCCGGCCCCTGAAGAAATTTTCCAAGCAACTGGAGACCCGGGTTGGCCAGGCCCGGGAAATCCCGTTGCTGCTCAGCGAGCTGAGCAGCCTGCAGGGCAAGGCGCTGGGCGCGCTGGACGCGCCCGACGAGCCGAGCCGTCCGGGCCTGCTGCAACGATTGTTCGGCGGCCATGGCCATGAAGAGCCGCTACCGTCGCCCGAGCCTGCCCAACCCGCCGCCACGCCTGAGCCGAAGGCGGTTATTTCGGCTCCTGCCGAGCCGACAGCCGAAGCGCCCTCCGCCGCACCTGTACCTGAACCTGAACCGCTGGCGGAGCAGGCCCCCACACCGGATGCGCCGCCAGCGCCGGATGAGTCCCATGCTCCGGTCGACGAGCCTGACCCGGCGTCCGAGCCAGAGTCGGTTGCTCCAGTTGCTCCAGTTGCTCCAGTTGCTCCAGTTGCCCAGCCGACCGCCGAGCCGGCACCGATCGACCCTGAGCCCGCCGAACCGGTACCGGCGCTGGACAATCCCGACGAACTGACGCCGGGTGAACCGCCGCTCGACGAGGCACCGATCGTCCCTGCGGAACCCGCCGAACCTGTGGCGCCTGAGGCATCCGCTGATCCCGATGAGGCCCACTACGCCCTGCCCGACTCCCCGGAACCCTCCTACAGTTCGGTCGCCAGGCATATCGAAGACACCTTGCTCGGCCTGCTGGGCGACCTGACGCTGCCCGAGCGCCACCGTCCGCAAGCCGAGGCCATGCGCGAGCGCCTGCGCAACGGCTTGAACTGGTACGAGTTACTGCCGATCCTCGACGATCTGGCGGTCCTCATGCAGGCGATCACTGACAGTGGCCAGCATGAATTCGAAGCGTATCTGCAGCGACTCAACGATCGACTGGAATCATTCCAGAGCACGTTGCAGGCCGCCAGCGAGGACCACGCCGATAACCTGTCCGCCTCCAGGGAAATGAACAACCAGATTCGCGAGCAGGTGGATGGCTTGCAGAGCAGCGTGCAGCAAGCCGACGACCTGGAAGGCCTCAAGCAGGTACTGGAGAATCATCTCGAAGGCCTGATCGGCACGATGGATCAGCATCAGAAGCAGCGTGACCAGCGTGAGAAGGAAGTTTCAGCCCGTCTGAAGAGCCTCGCCGAACGCGTTGCGCTGATGGAACAGGACGCTCTGATTGTCCGTGAGAACCTGGAAGAGCAACGGCAAAAAGCGCTCATCGATCCGCTCACCGGGCTGCCCAACCGCGCCGCCTGGAGCGAGCGTCTGGAACATGAGGTCGAGCAGTGGCAGCGGCACGGCAACAGCCTGTTGATCGCCATGCTCGACCTCGATCATTTCAAGCGGATCAACGACAACTACGGTCATCTGGCCGGTGACCGAGTGCTCAAGCTGATTGCCTCGGTACTGCGCAAGCGCGTGCGCGGCAGTGATTTCATTGCCCGTTTTGGTGGTGAGGAATTTGTCCTGCTGGTGCCCGATACGTCGCTGGCAGCGGGCGCCAAGCTGGCCGAGGCCTTGCGCGCCGCCATCGAAGCCTGTCCGTTCCACTTCAAGGGCGAGCCGGTCACGGTCACGGTATCCATGGGCATGACGGCGTTCAAGCCGGGCGAACACAGCGATCTAGTGCTGAAAAGAGCCGATCAGGCGCTATATCGGGCGAAAAGCGCGGGACGCAACCGGGTGGAGTTGGGCTAA
- a CDS encoding DUF1328 domain-containing protein, whose amino-acid sequence MLSWAITFLIIAIIAAVLGFGGIAGTATGIAKILFVVFLVMFIASFFFGRRGRG is encoded by the coding sequence ATGTTGAGCTGGGCAATTACCTTCCTGATCATTGCCATCATCGCTGCCGTACTGGGCTTCGGTGGTATCGCGGGCACCGCTACGGGCATCGCCAAGATTCTCTTTGTCGTGTTCCTGGTCATGTTCATCGCATCGTTCTTCTTTGGCCGTCGCGGCCGAGGCTGA
- a CDS encoding nucleoside recognition domain-containing protein — translation MLNGLWLGFFIVAAVSALVQWLVGGNAGIFAAMVESIFAMAKLSVEVMVLLFGTLTLWLGFLRIAEKAGIVDWLAKALGPLFLRLMPEVPAGHPAIGLITLNFAANGLGLDNAATPIGLKAMRALQDLNPSPTIASNAQILFLVLNASSLTLLPVTIFMYRAQQGAPDPTLVFLPILLATSASTLVGLLSVAFMQRLRLWDPVVLAYLIPGALVLGGFMALLATLSATALAGLSSILGNLTLFSLIILFLVVGALRKVKVYEAFVEGAKEGFDVAKTLLPYLVAMLCAVGVLRASGALDFGLDGIRHLVQWAGLDTRFVDALPTAMVKPFSGSAARAMLIETMKTSGVDSFPALVAATIQGSTETTFYVLAVYFGAVGIQRARHAVGCALLAELAGVIAAIGVCYWFFG, via the coding sequence ATGCTCAATGGCCTGTGGCTTGGCTTCTTTATCGTGGCAGCCGTGTCGGCGCTGGTGCAGTGGCTGGTCGGCGGCAACGCCGGCATTTTCGCGGCGATGGTGGAAAGCATTTTTGCCATGGCCAAGCTGTCGGTGGAGGTGATGGTCCTGCTGTTCGGCACTTTGACGCTGTGGCTGGGCTTCCTGCGCATTGCGGAAAAAGCCGGCATTGTCGATTGGCTGGCCAAAGCCCTCGGCCCGCTGTTCCTGCGCTTGATGCCGGAAGTCCCGGCTGGCCATCCGGCCATCGGCCTGATCACCCTCAACTTCGCGGCCAATGGCCTGGGACTGGACAACGCGGCCACCCCGATCGGCCTGAAGGCCATGCGCGCCCTGCAAGACCTCAACCCCAGCCCGACCATCGCCAGCAACGCGCAGATCCTGTTCCTGGTGCTCAACGCATCGTCACTGACACTGCTGCCGGTAACGATTTTCATGTACCGCGCCCAGCAAGGCGCGCCGGACCCGACCCTGGTGTTCCTGCCGATCCTGCTCGCCACCAGCGCCTCGACCCTGGTGGGGCTGTTGTCCGTGGCGTTCATGCAACGGCTGCGCTTGTGGGATCCGGTGGTGCTGGCCTATCTGATCCCGGGTGCGCTGGTGCTGGGTGGTTTCATGGCGTTGCTGGCGACGCTCTCGGCCACGGCGCTGGCGGGGCTCTCATCGATTCTCGGCAACTTGACGCTGTTTAGCCTGATCATCCTGTTCCTGGTGGTGGGTGCGCTGCGCAAGGTCAAAGTGTATGAGGCCTTTGTCGAAGGCGCCAAAGAGGGATTCGACGTCGCCAAGACGCTGCTGCCGTATCTGGTGGCGATGCTCTGCGCTGTCGGTGTGCTGCGGGCTTCGGGGGCGCTGGATTTCGGCCTGGACGGTATCCGCCATCTGGTGCAGTGGGCCGGCCTGGACACGCGTTTCGTCGACGCCTTGCCCACCGCCATGGTCAAGCCGTTCTCCGGCAGCGCCGCCCGGGCGATGCTGATTGAAACCATGAAGACCTCCGGGGTGGACAGCTTCCCGGCCCTGGTGGCGGCGACCATCCAGGGCAGCACCGAAACCACGTTCTACGTGCTGGCGGTGTATTTCGGCGCCGTGGGCATCCAGCGAGCCCGTCACGCGGTGGGTTGCGCCCTGCTGGCCGAGCTGGCCGGGGTTATAGCGGCTATCGGAGTCTGCTACTGGTTCTTTGGCTGA
- the algB gene encoding sigma-54-dependent response regulator transcription factor AlgB, translating to MESATEHQGRILLVDDESAILRTFRYCLEDEGYTVATANSAAQADALLQRQVFDLCFLDLRLGEDNGLDVLAQMRIQAPWMRVVIVTAHSAVDTAVDAIQAGAADYLVKPCSPDQLRLATAKQLEVRQLSARLEALEGEVRKPKDGLDSHSPAMKVVLETARQVASTDANILILGESGTGKGELARAIHGWSKRAKKSCVTINCPSLTTELMESELFGHSRGAFTGASESTLGRVNQADGGTLFLDEIGDFPLTLQPKLLRFIQDKEYERVGDPVTRRADVRILAATNLNLEDMVRDGRFREDLLYRLNVITLHLPPLRERAEDILTLADRFLARFVKEYARPARGFSDEAREALLGYRWPGNIRELRNVVERASIICPQEKVEISHLGMAEQPVNNAPRIGAALSLDELEKAHIGAVLATADTLDQAAKTLGIDASTLYRKRKQYNL from the coding sequence ATGGAATCCGCCACTGAGCATCAAGGCCGCATTCTGCTGGTAGACGATGAGTCCGCCATCCTGCGTACCTTCCGTTATTGCCTGGAAGACGAAGGTTATACCGTCGCCACCGCCAACAGCGCAGCCCAGGCCGACGCCCTGCTGCAGCGCCAGGTATTCGACCTGTGTTTCCTGGATCTGCGCCTGGGTGAGGACAATGGCCTCGATGTGTTGGCGCAGATGCGCATCCAGGCGCCATGGATGCGCGTGGTCATTGTTACCGCGCATTCCGCGGTGGACACCGCCGTCGACGCGATTCAGGCCGGCGCCGCTGATTACCTGGTCAAGCCGTGCAGCCCTGACCAACTGCGCCTGGCAACTGCAAAGCAGTTGGAAGTGCGCCAGCTGTCCGCCCGGCTCGAAGCCCTCGAAGGCGAGGTGCGCAAGCCCAAGGACGGACTCGACTCCCACAGCCCGGCAATGAAAGTGGTGCTGGAAACCGCGCGCCAGGTCGCCAGCACTGACGCCAACATCCTTATTCTCGGCGAGTCCGGGACTGGTAAAGGCGAGTTGGCGCGGGCCATTCATGGCTGGAGCAAACGCGCGAAAAAATCCTGCGTCACCATCAACTGCCCATCGCTGACCACCGAGCTGATGGAGAGCGAACTGTTCGGCCACAGCCGTGGCGCATTTACCGGCGCCAGCGAAAGCACCCTGGGGCGCGTCAACCAGGCCGATGGCGGGACGCTGTTTCTCGACGAGATCGGCGACTTTCCCCTCACATTGCAGCCCAAGTTGTTGCGCTTCATCCAGGACAAGGAATACGAGCGAGTGGGCGACCCGGTCACTCGCCGGGCCGATGTGCGGATTCTCGCGGCGACCAACCTCAACCTTGAGGACATGGTGCGCGACGGGCGTTTTCGCGAGGACCTGCTGTATCGCCTGAACGTGATCACCCTGCATCTGCCGCCACTGCGCGAGCGGGCCGAAGACATCCTGACCCTTGCCGATCGCTTCCTGGCGCGCTTCGTCAAGGAATACGCGCGCCCGGCCCGGGGTTTCAGCGATGAGGCCCGCGAAGCGCTGCTGGGCTATCGCTGGCCCGGCAACATCCGCGAACTGCGCAACGTGGTCGAGCGTGCCAGCATCATCTGCCCACAGGAGAAGGTCGAGATCAGCCATTTGGGCATGGCCGAGCAACCGGTCAACAACGCCCCGCGGATCGGCGCGGCGCTGAGCCTCGACGAGTTGGAAAAGGCCCACATCGGCGCAGTGCTGGCCACCGCCGACACGCTGGACCAGGCGGCAAAGACCCTGGGTATCGACGCCTCCACGTTGTATCGCAAACGCAAGCAATACAACTTATGA